The following are from one region of the Rhodopirellula sp. P2 genome:
- a CDS encoding thiazole synthase, whose product MTTDALSDSPLKIGSHTLNSRLLVGTGRYDTMEQMRDSLDASGTECVTVAVRRERLYDRTGQNILDFIDSDRYILLPNTAGCYTAADAVRAAKLGREILRTLGNPGSDWVKLEVLGDSKTLLPDPVETVAACEQLAADGFSVLCYTSDCPVTAQRLKKVGAAAVMPAGSPIGSGAGILNPNNLQIILEYLKEDDEDYPVIIDAGVGTASDVSVAMELGADGVLLNTAIAHAREPVRMAHAMRMAVDAGRHAALAGRIPRRLYGTASSPQEGVISTRPYGSQANEIGS is encoded by the coding sequence ATGACCACCGACGCTCTTTCCGATTCACCGCTCAAGATCGGATCGCACACGCTGAACAGCCGATTGCTGGTTGGCACCGGGCGTTACGACACGATGGAACAGATGCGTGATTCCCTGGACGCATCCGGCACAGAATGTGTCACGGTGGCGGTTCGTCGCGAGCGATTGTACGACCGAACGGGCCAGAACATCCTGGATTTCATCGACTCGGATCGCTACATCCTGCTTCCCAACACGGCCGGTTGCTACACCGCTGCCGATGCCGTGCGTGCGGCCAAGCTTGGCCGAGAAATCTTGCGAACGCTTGGCAACCCCGGTTCGGACTGGGTCAAATTGGAAGTCCTCGGCGACAGCAAAACGCTGCTCCCCGATCCGGTGGAAACCGTGGCGGCGTGCGAGCAATTGGCTGCCGATGGCTTTTCGGTGCTCTGCTACACCAGCGACTGCCCGGTCACTGCCCAACGACTGAAAAAGGTGGGTGCCGCAGCGGTCATGCCCGCGGGCAGCCCGATTGGCAGCGGAGCGGGGATCCTGAACCCCAACAACCTACAAATCATCCTGGAATACCTGAAGGAAGACGACGAGGACTATCCGGTGATCATTGATGCCGGTGTTGGAACGGCCAGCGATGTGTCCGTGGCGATGGAACTGGGAGCGGACGGCGTGCTGCTCAACACCGCCATCGCTCACGCCCGGGAACCCGTTCGAATGGCCCACGCCATGAGAATGGCAGTCGACGCCGGACGCCACGCAGCCCTCGCCGGACGCATTCCGAGACGTCTCTATGGAACCGCCAGCAGCCCGCAGGAAGGCGTGATCAGCACGCGTCCCTACGGTTCACAAGCCAATGAAATTGGATCTTGA
- the thiS gene encoding sulfur carrier protein ThiS: MIDITVNGRPTQIDRPMPIDELLVTVEVPKNYLAVEVNEDVVPRENYAATIVGEGDRVEVVTLVGGG, from the coding sequence ATGATCGACATCACAGTCAACGGCCGCCCCACACAGATCGATCGGCCCATGCCGATCGACGAACTGCTGGTCACGGTCGAAGTCCCGAAGAATTACCTTGCGGTCGAAGTCAACGAAGACGTCGTCCCGCGAGAGAACTACGCCGCGACAATCGTTGGCGAAGGTGATCGCGTCGAGGTGGTGACCTTGGTCGGTGGCGGCTGA
- a CDS encoding CBS domain-containing protein encodes MTKTIGTATLPTPSPGTMPHVTAREMMVRNLITLSPEMDSLEALDVLLRQRISGAPVVDDNGHFVGVFSEKSCMKFVVGMAYENLPSIPVGDLTDKNPPTISEETDLLTIAQTFLNAACRRLPVLDSESRLRGQISRRDVMRAVRSHMQTPTKPHTHTGLYLSAIFSSEERRV; translated from the coding sequence ATGACGAAAACCATTGGAACCGCGACGCTTCCCACCCCCAGCCCTGGAACCATGCCGCATGTGACGGCTCGCGAGATGATGGTTCGCAACCTCATCACGTTGTCACCCGAAATGGATTCCCTGGAAGCACTCGACGTGCTGCTGCGGCAACGCATCTCCGGTGCCCCGGTGGTGGATGACAACGGCCATTTCGTCGGTGTCTTTTCAGAGAAGTCCTGCATGAAGTTTGTCGTGGGGATGGCCTACGAAAATCTCCCCAGCATCCCGGTCGGTGACCTGACGGACAAAAACCCACCGACGATCAGTGAAGAGACTGATTTGTTGACCATCGCACAAACGTTCTTGAACGCCGCGTGTCGTCGGCTGCCAGTGCTGGACAGCGAGAGCAGGCTACGCGGGCAAATTTCCCGGCGAGACGTGATGCGTGCTGTTCGCAGCCACATGCAAACGCCAACCAAACCGCACACACACACCGGTTTGTATCTCAGTGCGATTTTCTCCTCCGAAGAACGCCGTGTCTGA
- a CDS encoding sugar phosphate isomerase/epimerase family protein, producing the protein MPRPVTIFTGQWADLPIEEMAAMTADFGYDGIELACWGDHFEVDKALAEDDYCEKKHALLAKHNLQCHAISAHLVGQAVLDKIDERHKSILPEYIWGDGDPEAVNQRAIEELKNTARAAQKFGVDVVNGFTGSSIWHLLYSFPPVSPAMIDAGFDLLAERFNPILDVFGECGVRFALEVHPTEIAFDIYTAQRALEALDNRPEFGFNFDPSHLIWQGIDPVQFIRMFPDRIYHVHIKDAIVTLDGRTGINASHLNFGDSRRGWDFRSPGRGGVNFEEIIRALNEIDYQGPLSIEWEDSGMERTFGAREACEFTKKLDFSPSNRAFDAAFDDENA; encoded by the coding sequence ATGCCACGTCCCGTTACGATTTTCACTGGTCAGTGGGCCGATTTGCCGATCGAAGAGATGGCAGCCATGACCGCCGACTTCGGATACGACGGGATCGAATTGGCTTGCTGGGGCGATCACTTCGAAGTCGACAAAGCTCTCGCCGAAGACGATTACTGCGAAAAAAAGCACGCGTTGCTTGCCAAGCACAACCTGCAATGCCACGCCATCAGCGCTCACTTGGTCGGCCAAGCTGTGCTGGACAAAATTGATGAGCGGCACAAATCCATTCTGCCCGAATACATCTGGGGCGATGGCGATCCAGAAGCGGTCAACCAACGTGCAATCGAAGAGCTGAAGAACACCGCTCGTGCGGCCCAGAAGTTCGGTGTCGATGTTGTCAACGGCTTCACCGGCAGCAGCATCTGGCACTTGCTGTATTCGTTCCCACCCGTTTCCCCCGCCATGATTGACGCGGGATTCGACCTGTTGGCGGAACGCTTCAATCCGATCTTGGACGTGTTTGGTGAATGCGGCGTGCGTTTCGCGTTGGAAGTTCACCCCACTGAAATCGCGTTCGACATCTACACCGCTCAACGGGCCCTGGAAGCACTCGACAACCGGCCTGAGTTCGGATTCAACTTTGACCCCAGCCACTTGATCTGGCAGGGCATCGATCCGGTCCAGTTCATTCGCATGTTCCCCGATCGCATTTACCACGTGCACATCAAAGATGCGATTGTGACTTTGGATGGTCGCACGGGAATCAACGCCAGCCACCTGAACTTTGGTGACTCACGACGCGGTTGGGACTTCCGAAGTCCTGGACGCGGTGGCGTGAACTTCGAAGAGATCATCCGTGCTCTCAATGAAATCGATTACCAAGGCCCGCTGTCGATCGAATGGGAAGACAGTGGCATGGAACGCACATTCGGTGCACGGGAAGCCTGCGAGTTCACCAAGAAGCTGGACTTCTCGCCCAGCAACCGTGCTTTTGATGCGGCCTTTGACGACGAGAACGCCTGA
- the secD gene encoding protein translocase subunit SecD: protein MDLSTLPDICQTISAQWLAQTDAAVANEVSKGISIEQFLTLLSAAAVLILPFIVGNFLAKSLKMPTYGSRFGFILLAITASAVTLTNKFPSLGIDLSGGTILVYELDPEKQAAVIEGGGQRITSEDLVAPLTRRINPAGTQEIVIRPYGEQQIEIIIPQKDPDAVKRIKDLVEEAGQLRFAILANQFDHQTLINEAIEQAESPQPGVATKDMVGSPEDSLYGFWARIGFEETETDGVRPLLVPVTGALARNPRTGAILNVPPEARIGDESVSVAKWLKTQDFDNIEVLMVVNPKLDILGEDLAYAASTFDETGAPAVAFTLTDMGSGRFRALTTNNAPDGSRTRQLGIVLDDELLSAPSIQEPMNKNGRITGNFTRDQVDSLVQILKAGQLPATVTKQPIAENEVGATLGADTRTKGLYSIGVSLGLVLVFILFYYRFAGMVACIALIMNMAMILATMVFISQPLTLPGLAGLVLTVGMSVDANVLIFERIREELGKGAKARMAIRNGFARATTTIIDANLTTLITAIVLYAIGTDQIRGFAVTLILGILYSMFTAIYVSRTIFDLAERRGFLSLGMSDGVNSIRSAFAGGGQFNFISKGKMTLTMSAILVVCGLGALFARGQSILDIDFAGGSSVQFRVDQPTDADEVRQIMNDAVASSGMESVQFTVNGVSIDGTEEGTVFKVDSSVDRVDDLKKVIQEGFAASESVGLVTYTVDITPADLPGASQEAAEPAAEATSSSDPAGPSETTTSQWQSSDNGVMLVVAQADDEEAVTEEVAVEETTEADEVVAEEAEAETKSVELPGLAFSTSDISLGIKGGDGVAVKNEEGLIDSIVSAAEAANVPINAEGIVVQPLGDDIDAWSPGSTLAFSKWRVQLPLGGDNAIKVMTEMERQLDSDPVWISSSAVGARVAGDMISRAFGALFASLLCIIGYIWFRFQRVIYGLAAVVALLHDVAITLGAIAVSYWVADALGFLLIDPFKISLTVVAALLTIIGYSLNDTIVVFDRIRETKGKAPRLTGEMINSSINQTLSRTLLTSITTLIVVVLLYAFGGEGIHAFAFALVVGVIVGTYSSVFVASPVLLWLVERAEKKAANA from the coding sequence ATGGATCTTTCGACTCTTCCCGATATTTGCCAAACGATTTCGGCTCAGTGGCTCGCGCAAACCGACGCTGCCGTTGCCAACGAAGTCTCCAAGGGCATCAGCATCGAACAGTTTCTGACTCTGCTCAGCGCTGCGGCCGTTCTGATTCTGCCGTTCATTGTTGGCAACTTCTTGGCGAAATCCTTGAAGATGCCAACCTATGGCTCTCGCTTCGGTTTCATCTTGCTCGCCATCACGGCCAGTGCCGTGACGCTGACAAACAAGTTCCCCAGCCTCGGTATCGACCTCTCGGGCGGTACCATTCTGGTTTACGAACTGGACCCTGAAAAGCAAGCCGCTGTGATCGAGGGCGGAGGTCAACGAATCACCAGTGAAGACTTGGTGGCACCGTTGACTCGCCGTATCAACCCGGCGGGCACGCAAGAAATCGTGATTCGCCCCTACGGCGAACAGCAAATCGAAATCATCATCCCGCAAAAAGATCCGGACGCGGTCAAACGCATCAAGGATTTGGTGGAAGAAGCCGGTCAGTTGCGTTTTGCGATTTTGGCCAACCAGTTTGACCACCAGACCCTGATCAACGAAGCGATTGAGCAAGCCGAATCGCCGCAACCGGGTGTCGCTACCAAAGACATGGTCGGATCGCCTGAGGATTCGCTTTACGGCTTTTGGGCTCGCATTGGTTTCGAAGAAACTGAAACCGATGGCGTGCGTCCTCTGTTGGTGCCTGTCACCGGTGCCTTGGCTCGCAACCCACGCACCGGCGCGATCCTGAACGTTCCACCCGAAGCACGCATCGGTGATGAGTCGGTTTCCGTCGCCAAGTGGTTGAAAACTCAAGATTTCGACAACATCGAAGTCCTGATGGTGGTCAACCCGAAGCTCGATATTCTCGGGGAAGACCTCGCCTACGCCGCCAGCACGTTTGATGAAACCGGTGCTCCTGCCGTGGCGTTCACCCTGACCGACATGGGCTCGGGACGTTTCCGTGCTCTGACAACCAACAACGCTCCCGATGGTTCGCGAACGCGACAATTGGGCATCGTGTTGGATGACGAACTGCTCTCGGCTCCTTCGATCCAAGAGCCGATGAACAAGAACGGTCGCATCACCGGTAACTTCACTCGTGATCAAGTCGACTCGTTGGTCCAGATCTTGAAAGCGGGGCAGTTGCCAGCAACGGTGACCAAGCAGCCCATCGCAGAAAACGAAGTGGGAGCAACGCTTGGTGCTGACACTCGGACCAAGGGTTTGTACTCGATCGGCGTTTCGCTGGGTTTGGTGCTTGTTTTCATCCTGTTCTACTACCGCTTCGCTGGCATGGTCGCGTGCATCGCGTTGATCATGAACATGGCGATGATTTTGGCCACGATGGTGTTCATCAGCCAGCCACTGACCTTGCCTGGTCTGGCCGGTTTGGTTTTGACCGTCGGGATGTCGGTTGACGCAAACGTGTTGATCTTTGAACGGATCCGCGAAGAGCTGGGCAAAGGTGCCAAGGCTCGAATGGCGATTCGCAACGGTTTCGCTCGTGCGACGACAACGATCATCGATGCCAACCTGACAACGCTGATCACCGCCATCGTCCTTTACGCGATCGGAACGGACCAGATTCGTGGCTTCGCCGTCACGTTGATCTTGGGCATCCTGTATTCCATGTTCACCGCGATTTACGTTTCGCGAACGATCTTTGACTTGGCTGAGCGTCGCGGATTCCTGTCGCTGGGAATGTCCGATGGCGTCAACAGCATCCGCTCGGCATTCGCCGGTGGCGGGCAGTTCAACTTCATCAGCAAAGGCAAGATGACACTGACGATGTCAGCCATCTTGGTCGTCTGCGGTTTGGGTGCCTTGTTCGCTCGCGGTCAAAGCATTCTCGACATCGATTTCGCCGGTGGTTCTTCGGTTCAATTCCGTGTCGATCAACCGACCGACGCGGATGAAGTTCGGCAGATCATGAACGACGCCGTGGCATCATCCGGAATGGAATCCGTTCAGTTCACCGTCAACGGTGTCTCGATCGATGGCACGGAAGAAGGCACTGTCTTCAAGGTGGACTCCTCCGTTGACCGAGTCGACGATTTGAAAAAGGTCATCCAGGAAGGTTTCGCCGCCTCCGAATCCGTTGGGTTGGTGACTTACACCGTCGACATCACTCCCGCTGATCTGCCAGGTGCTTCGCAAGAAGCGGCTGAGCCAGCTGCTGAAGCAACGAGTTCCTCCGATCCTGCCGGGCCTTCGGAAACCACGACCAGCCAATGGCAGTCGTCCGACAATGGCGTGATGTTGGTGGTTGCTCAAGCTGATGACGAAGAAGCAGTCACCGAAGAAGTGGCGGTGGAAGAAACCACGGAAGCTGATGAAGTCGTGGCCGAAGAAGCTGAAGCCGAAACCAAGTCCGTCGAACTGCCTGGCTTGGCATTCAGCACCTCGGACATTTCGCTGGGCATCAAAGGTGGCGATGGAGTCGCAGTCAAAAATGAAGAAGGCCTGATCGATTCGATCGTTTCGGCGGCAGAAGCCGCCAACGTGCCAATCAATGCCGAAGGGATTGTGGTTCAGCCACTCGGTGACGATATCGACGCTTGGTCGCCCGGTTCGACCTTGGCATTCTCGAAGTGGCGAGTTCAGTTGCCTCTCGGTGGCGACAACGCCATCAAGGTGATGACCGAAATGGAGCGTCAGCTCGACAGCGATCCTGTTTGGATCAGCAGCAGTGCCGTGGGGGCACGTGTTGCTGGCGACATGATCAGCCGTGCATTCGGTGCCTTGTTCGCCTCGCTGCTCTGCATCATTGGCTACATCTGGTTCCGATTCCAACGCGTCATCTACGGCTTGGCCGCTGTGGTCGCTTTGCTTCACGACGTTGCCATCACATTGGGTGCGATCGCAGTCAGTTACTGGGTGGCTGACGCCCTTGGATTCCTGCTGATCGATCCGTTCAAGATCTCGCTGACCGTGGTTGCCGCGTTGCTGACGATCATTGGTTACTCGCTCAACGATACGATTGTGGTCTTTGACCGCATTCGTGAAACGAAGGGCAAAGCACCACGCCTGACCGGCGAGATGATCAACAGCAGCATCAACCAAACGCTCAGCCGAACGTTGCTGACATCGATCACGACGTTGATCGTGGTCGTGTTGCTCTACGCTTTCGGCGGAGAAGGCATTCACGCGTTCGCGTTCGCCTTGGTGGTCGGCGTGATCGTCGGTACTTACAGCAGCGTGTTTGTGGCCAGTCCCGTGTTGCTGTGGTTGGTCGAGCGAGCTGAAAAGAAAGCCGCCAACGCCTGA
- a CDS encoding sulfatase — protein sequence MTLRVPPFALAIAMIACCLASQARADQPNILLIFIDDLGWKDIGCYGNDFVETPHIDQLAAAGMRFTNFYASGAVCSPTRCAVQSGQNQARIGITAHIPGHWRPFERVITPQTTMALPLDTVTVGESMKAAGYTTGYVGKWHLGNGPEFQPDRQGYDFSAVIGGPHLPGRYRVQGRSDLKPKPNQYRTDFEADVCIDFMKQNKDQPFFLMLSPFAVHIPLGAMSEKVQKYEAKAKQSGQSLPHPVYAAMIEHCDDMVGRLVESLDELGLSDDTMVVFTSDNGGLYQRYDYREAADDLVSTQAPLKGEKGSLHEGGIRVPLIICHPATVKSAGVCSEPTISHDFYPTFVELAGGELPANQTIDGHSLLPLLSDPASRLDRKALHWHYPHYHHDRPASAIREREWKLIEYLDGTGDLELYNLANDLGETKNLASEKKGRASDLKRKLTQWRSSVIARTPIPNPNHDPERAHEWWNLKSGTPVPSDERKRFPATEKD from the coding sequence GTGACACTTCGAGTGCCCCCGTTCGCCCTGGCGATCGCGATGATCGCCTGCTGCCTCGCTTCGCAAGCTCGCGCTGACCAGCCCAACATCCTGTTGATTTTCATTGATGATCTGGGGTGGAAGGACATCGGGTGCTACGGCAACGATTTCGTTGAGACGCCCCACATCGACCAACTTGCCGCCGCAGGAATGAGGTTCACCAACTTCTATGCTTCCGGCGCGGTTTGTTCCCCGACACGGTGTGCCGTTCAATCCGGGCAGAATCAAGCTCGGATCGGAATCACCGCTCACATCCCCGGGCACTGGCGTCCGTTCGAACGAGTCATCACGCCGCAGACCACCATGGCGTTGCCGCTGGACACGGTCACAGTCGGGGAATCCATGAAGGCGGCGGGTTACACGACGGGATACGTCGGCAAGTGGCACCTGGGCAACGGCCCCGAGTTCCAGCCCGATCGCCAGGGTTATGACTTCAGCGCCGTCATCGGCGGGCCTCATCTTCCCGGTCGCTACCGAGTCCAGGGACGCTCGGATTTGAAACCCAAACCAAATCAGTATCGCACCGATTTCGAAGCCGATGTGTGCATCGATTTCATGAAGCAAAACAAAGACCAGCCATTCTTCCTGATGCTGTCGCCGTTTGCGGTGCATATCCCGCTGGGCGCAATGTCAGAGAAGGTTCAGAAGTACGAAGCGAAGGCGAAGCAAAGCGGCCAGTCGCTGCCTCATCCGGTTTACGCCGCCATGATCGAGCACTGCGACGACATGGTCGGGCGTTTGGTTGAGTCGCTCGATGAACTGGGCCTCTCGGATGACACCATGGTTGTGTTCACCTCCGACAACGGCGGTCTCTACCAACGATACGACTACCGAGAAGCGGCCGACGATCTGGTCAGCACGCAGGCTCCCCTGAAAGGTGAGAAGGGCTCGCTTCACGAAGGCGGCATTCGAGTCCCCTTGATCATCTGTCATCCAGCGACCGTGAAATCAGCTGGCGTGTGCAGTGAGCCCACGATCAGTCATGACTTTTATCCCACGTTCGTTGAATTGGCCGGAGGCGAATTGCCAGCCAACCAAACGATCGACGGTCACAGCTTATTGCCGCTGCTTTCCGATCCAGCCAGTCGCCTCGATCGGAAAGCATTGCATTGGCACTACCCGCACTATCACCATGACCGACCCGCCAGTGCCATTCGGGAACGAGAGTGGAAGCTGATTGAGTACTTGGACGGCACCGGGGACCTCGAACTTTACAACCTGGCAAACGACCTGGGCGAAACGAAGAACCTGGCCTCCGAAAAGAAGGGCCGAGCGAGCGACCTCAAACGTAAATTGACGCAGTGGAGAAGCAGCGTGATCGCCCGCACTCCGATTCCAAACCCCAACCATGACCCCGAGCGTGCTCACGAATGGTGGAACCTCAAAAGCGGCACACCTGTCCCCAGCGATGAGCGCAAACGGTTCCCAGCCACTGAAAAAGACTGA
- a CDS encoding cytochrome c oxidase subunit 3, with amino-acid sequence MPTSVLPTDRRYQQGGWLFLGTLLVFFLSSLLLYGIYASSRLGDLQSSAPLPDAFLTSTACLLVISGLVHWGTRTVRRSKRIMTGSLLAVSAIAAVVFMAIQYIAMLELLGGPAMQGGTGKGVAGMVVVLAFLHALHVAGGVIALGIVSVRSILGKYDHERHWPVDFAAQYWHFLDVVWLCMLGTFVATTGGFAGITL; translated from the coding sequence ATGCCCACCAGTGTCCTTCCGACCGACCGACGCTATCAACAAGGCGGCTGGCTGTTCCTGGGAACACTGCTGGTGTTCTTCCTCAGCAGTCTGCTGCTTTACGGCATTTACGCGAGCAGTCGGCTGGGCGATTTGCAATCGTCGGCGCCCTTGCCCGATGCATTCCTCACCAGCACGGCGTGCTTGCTCGTGATCAGCGGATTGGTGCACTGGGGCACACGAACGGTGCGGCGTTCGAAACGCATCATGACGGGCTCGTTGTTGGCGGTCAGTGCCATTGCCGCGGTGGTGTTCATGGCAATCCAGTACATCGCCATGCTGGAGTTGCTGGGCGGCCCCGCGATGCAAGGCGGGACCGGGAAAGGTGTCGCAGGGATGGTCGTGGTGCTGGCATTCCTGCACGCCCTGCATGTGGCCGGCGGAGTGATTGCACTCGGGATCGTGTCCGTGCGATCGATCCTGGGGAAGTACGACCACGAACGCCACTGGCCCGTCGATTTCGCGGCTCAGTACTGGCACTTCTTGGACGTGGTTTGGCTGTGCATGCTCGGCACGTTTGTGGCCACCACCGGTGGTTTCGCAGGCATCACGCTGTAG
- the ruvC gene encoding crossover junction endodeoxyribonuclease RuvC has translation MGTQVVTARPGSASCILGIDPGLNTTGYAVISREGSRLCLREAGVIKSRRSDTLPERLQEIHVGLSEVFAAHPVELMAVEQLFSHYDRPRTAILMGHARGVICLAAAMAGVPVEHYEPTRVKKVMTGNGRAPKSQMQLAVKMQLNLQSVPEPDDVADAMAICLCGHYLANNPIDQALA, from the coding sequence TTGGGAACGCAAGTCGTAACAGCTCGGCCCGGATCGGCATCCTGCATTTTAGGAATCGACCCGGGGCTCAACACCACCGGTTACGCGGTGATCTCGCGAGAGGGATCGCGTCTGTGCTTGCGTGAAGCGGGGGTGATCAAGTCACGCCGCTCCGACACGCTCCCGGAACGCCTACAAGAAATCCATGTTGGACTGTCGGAAGTTTTCGCGGCCCATCCCGTGGAACTGATGGCAGTGGAGCAATTGTTCTCGCATTACGATCGCCCTCGCACGGCGATCCTGATGGGGCACGCTCGCGGCGTGATCTGCCTGGCAGCCGCCATGGCTGGTGTGCCGGTTGAGCACTACGAACCAACTCGCGTGAAGAAGGTGATGACCGGCAACGGCCGAGCCCCCAAAAGCCAAATGCAATTGGCGGTGAAGATGCAACTGAACCTGCAATCAGTCCCCGAGCCCGATGACGTCGCCGACGCGATGGCAATCTGCTTGTGCGGGCACTACTTGGCCAACAACCCGATCGACCAGGCGCTGGCCTGA
- a CDS encoding SlyX family protein, with the protein MSMEDRITELEIQLVHTQRVCEQLNEIVTELSLDAQRREREIKRLADQLKDLKNKSNERGGDLEDERPPHY; encoded by the coding sequence ATGTCGATGGAAGATCGAATCACGGAACTTGAAATCCAGCTCGTTCACACTCAACGGGTTTGCGAGCAACTCAACGAAATCGTGACCGAGTTGTCGCTCGACGCTCAACGCCGCGAACGCGAAATCAAGCGACTCGCCGATCAATTGAAGGACCTTAAAAACAAGTCCAACGAACGTGGTGGCGATTTGGAAGACGAACGACCGCCGCACTATTGA
- a CDS encoding outer membrane protein assembly factor BamB family protein: protein MTNDAIGNDFTRFRGGDATGVAADHPELPTQWDTETNVAWVADVPGQGWGSPIIVGDRVFVSAVVAEEVNTPPQGGLYLGEGVRDPAEGIHHWMVTCFDLGSGQELWKREAHTGRPVVPRHPKSSYAAETPTTDGERLFVLFGDLGLYCYSLEGELLWSQPIEPKKTNMDYGAAASPVVHGDQVFVIYDNKEASWIAAFDTQTGEQRWRTARDETMSWATPLVWENELRTEIVVPGKNANRSYSLDGKELWSFDGDMSILVIPSPFAAHGMCYLSSGYVGDSHRPTFAIRPGAAGEIDTSDGFSSSEFIEWYQPRASPYNTTQIVAGDYLYTVYDQGFMTCHNALTGEEVYGKQRFSPKGSFTSSPWAYDGKVFCLSEQGLTYVIQAGPDFRVLQTNPLDELCIATPSVSDGKLLIRTLTKVYCISEASE, encoded by the coding sequence ATGACAAACGATGCAATTGGCAATGACTTCACGCGTTTCCGCGGCGGGGACGCGACGGGCGTCGCGGCGGACCACCCTGAATTGCCGACCCAGTGGGACACAGAAACCAATGTCGCCTGGGTCGCCGATGTGCCCGGACAAGGCTGGGGCAGCCCGATCATTGTCGGTGACCGAGTGTTCGTCTCGGCCGTCGTGGCAGAAGAAGTGAACACGCCGCCGCAGGGAGGCTTGTACCTGGGCGAAGGCGTCCGCGACCCAGCCGAGGGAATCCACCACTGGATGGTGACCTGCTTTGACCTGGGCAGCGGCCAGGAACTCTGGAAGCGAGAGGCACACACCGGCCGCCCCGTCGTTCCGCGACACCCCAAGAGCTCTTACGCGGCGGAAACACCCACGACCGATGGCGAGCGGTTGTTTGTCTTGTTTGGTGACCTGGGACTGTATTGCTACAGCCTTGAAGGTGAACTGCTGTGGTCACAACCAATCGAGCCAAAGAAGACGAACATGGACTACGGCGCCGCGGCCTCACCGGTTGTGCATGGCGACCAAGTGTTCGTGATTTACGACAACAAGGAAGCGTCTTGGATCGCCGCCTTCGACACCCAAACCGGCGAACAGCGCTGGCGAACCGCACGCGACGAAACGATGTCCTGGGCCACCCCACTGGTCTGGGAAAATGAGCTTCGCACCGAAATCGTGGTCCCCGGCAAAAACGCAAACCGAAGCTACTCTCTGGATGGAAAGGAACTGTGGAGCTTCGATGGAGACATGTCGATCCTGGTCATTCCCTCGCCGTTTGCGGCACATGGGATGTGCTACCTGTCCTCCGGCTATGTCGGTGATTCCCACCGGCCCACCTTTGCGATTCGCCCGGGCGCGGCGGGCGAAATCGACACCTCCGATGGCTTCTCAAGCAGCGAATTCATCGAGTGGTACCAGCCGCGAGCGTCACCCTACAACACGACCCAGATCGTTGCGGGCGACTACCTGTACACGGTCTACGACCAAGGCTTCATGACCTGCCACAACGCACTGACTGGCGAGGAGGTCTACGGCAAGCAGCGATTTTCGCCGAAGGGATCCTTCACATCCTCACCATGGGCCTATGACGGAAAGGTGTTCTGCCTCAGCGAGCAAGGGCTGACCTATGTCATCCAAGCCGGGCCGGACTTCCGCGTCCTGCAAACCAACCCGCTGGACGAGCTGTGCATCGCCACGCCGAGCGTGAGCGATGGCAAGCTGCTGATCCGCACGCTGACGAAGGTCTACTGCATCAGCGAAGCGAGCGAATGA